In a single window of the Dromaius novaehollandiae isolate bDroNov1 chromosome 17, bDroNov1.hap1, whole genome shotgun sequence genome:
- the ANHX gene encoding anomalous homeobox protein → MKRFMAMLNRHKNKDPPPAKLLDLAGQLCQDFQSSSPTLEKLVGAIMGCKHKTYFLTNVHIVRACVLVHARKGQHDTACRLLECCRAEEKEELVQLWHEIHYQQVMEKHRTDFLTPLQKFRCRKRNPPPVSLCPEGLKNRNYPDKVRQELRRFAAEVTTNPNKEQREGLAQDMNLQPTQVYNWFANYRRRQKSRLACVEKVTSSCSEKALTHHAKEQQDRGCCAPQTADGSYAGISSEQMEITLLPSDPGWEQSAADLDKSPEGTYLKMLESSFMHSTELYEARTSKALLTAPNTERPAAFRPEAVLEPGTCFSPAVLQTREAASSTDASPQLDNFVLCSCGSLTFPGEQLAVWQAPSSARGVSGSMWTPSREAGLRAPLSRAPQGGCIEASSGGIIQQSDLEEESFILREEQLGALEAILPHSSCQTVFSKPQCPPVSAPCVEASQALGQSQVPEDPAGDPSTNDTFWAAWLLFEFSAGGRM, encoded by the exons ATGAAGCGGTTCATGGCCATGCTGAATAGGCATAAAAACAAGGATCCGCCACCAGCCAAACTGCTGGATCTAGCAGGACAGCTTTGCCAGGACTTCCAGAGCTCATCTCCCACCCTGGAGAAGCTGGTTGGGGCCATTATGGGATGCAAACACAAGACTTATTTTCTCACCAACGTCCACATAGTCCGAGCTTGTGTGTTGGTTCATGCCCGTAAAGGACAGCACGACACAGCCTGCAGACTCCTGGAG TGTTGcagggcagaagaaaaggaggagctgGTACAGCTGTGGCATGAGATTCACTACCAGCAGGTTATGGAGAAGCACCGCACGGACTTCCTGACCCCCCTGCAGAAGTTCCGCTGCAGGAAGAG GAATCCTCCACCTGTTTCCCTTTGTCCTGAAGGTTTGAAGAATCGAAACTATCCAGATAAAGTCCGCCAGGAGCTGCGCAGGTTTGCAGCAGAGGTGACGACAAATCCAAACAAGGAGCAGCGG GAGGGATTGGCTCAGGACATGAATCTGCAGCCAACTCAGGTCTATAACTGGTTTGCAAATTATCGACGTCGTCAAAAATCCCGGCTTGCTTGCGTGGAAAAGGTCACCAGCTCGTGCTCTGAGAAGGCTTTGACTCACCATGCAAAGGAGCAGCAGGACAGAGGATGCTGTGCTCCACAAACTGCAG ATGGATCTTATGCAGGCATCAGCTCTGAGCAGATGGAGATAACCCTTTTGCCCAGTGACCCGGGGTGGGAGCAGTCAGCTGCAGACCTGGATAAGTCTCCTGAAGGAACGTATTTAAAGATGCTGGAATCCAG CTTTATGCACAGCACTGAGCTGTACGAGGCAAGGACCAGCAAGGCTTTGCTGACCGCTCCCAATACTGAACGACCTGCAGCGTTTCGCCCTGAGGCTGTGCTGGAACCAGGGACCTGCTTTAGCCCTGCTGTCCTGCAGACCAGAGAAGCAGCAAGCAGTACTGATGCCAGTCCCCAGCTGGATAACTTTGTCCTGTGCTCTTGCGGATCGCTTACCTTCCCTGGCGAACAGCTGGCCGTGTGGCAGGCCCCTTCCAGTGCCAGAGGAGTCTCTGGCTCCATGTGGACCCCGAGTAGAGAAG CAGGTCTCAGAGCCCCCTTGAGCAGGGCCCCTCAAGGTGGCTGTATTGAGGCCAGTTCAGGAGGCATCATTCAGCAGTCAGATTTAGAGGAGGAAAGCTTCATCCTTAGAGAAGAGCAGCTAGGGGCTCTGGAAGCTATTCTGCCCCACAG TTCCTGTCAGACTGTGTTTAGCAAACCTCAGTGCCCACCTGTTTCTGCACCGTGCGTGGAGGCCAGCCAAGCCTTGGGACAAAGCCAG GTACCAGAGGATCCAGCTGGTGACCCATCAACCAACGACACATTCTGGGCAGCATGGCTGCTCTTTGAATTCTCAGCCGGGGGACGAATGTGA